A genome region from Cervus canadensis isolate Bull #8, Minnesota chromosome 10, ASM1932006v1, whole genome shotgun sequence includes the following:
- the LOC122448744 gene encoding activated RNA polymerase II transcriptional coactivator p15, with protein MPKSKELVSSSSSGSDSDSEVDKKLKRKKQVAPEKPVKKQKTGETSRALSSSKQSSSSRDDNMFQIGKMRYVSVRDFKGKVLIDIREYWMDPEGEMKPGRKGISLNPEQWSQLKEQISDIDDAVRKL; from the coding sequence ATGCCTAAGTCAAAGGAACTTGTTTCTTCAAGCTCTTCTGGTAGCGATTCTGACAGTGAAGTTGACAAAAAGCTAAAGAGGAAAAAGCAAGTTGCTCCAGAAAAAcctgtaaaaaagcaaaaaactggTGAGACCTCCAGAGCATTGTCATCCTCCaagcagagcagcagcagcagagatgatAACATGTTTCAGATTGGGAAAATGAGGTATGTTAGTGTTCGGGACTTTAAAGGGAAAGTCTTAATTGATATTAGAGAATATTGGATGGATCCAGAAGGTGAAATGAAACCAGGAAGAAAAGGTATATCTTTAAATCCTGAACAATGGAGCCAGCTGAAGGAACAGATTTCTGACATTGATGATGCAGTAAGAAAACTGTAA